tgaACGCCCGTAGGAAATCACGTGTGATGTCATTGCATGATAGTACATAGGATCCTGTTAATATTAACGAAACGAATTCCGCGAGAACTGGCACGGTGGCGGAAGAGCGGGAGAGCTGGCAGCCACGTAGCATAAAGctacaatttcattttttttttcggacaacCATTGTCAAGGAgcctggactttttttttttctaaatgaagTTAGCTACTACTGCTAGTACTGCTGGGACTAAAGGTAGCATATCTGCCTGACGTGGTCCTGGGCACCTGTCCACACTCATGTACAGTGCAAGAAATAGCCAAAGTGACATGCATCACACTGCATCAGCAGTGTGATACAGTGCAATAGCGTAGCTATATAAGATAACAATTAAGACGCTTTTGTGAAGTTCTAAAGCTGTAAATTTCTTGTTTTACAAACTGATTGTTAAATGCTACACGGTCAGAATCAACTTGTTTATGAACAGTTGATGCAAGTTTAAGTTGTATAAGATCTGTTAGGGGTAGTACTTTAGCTCTGATAAAATAAGGCAAAATGTGATCAGTTCGTTGTAGCCCATAAATACCTCGAAGTCTGCGTTTTTATAGCTTATGTAATATATGAAGGTTACGTACGCTGTGACGTAGAACACCATACAAGGAGGCAGTAATGCAAGCTGGACTGCATAAGAGAATACGTAGTATAGCACGAGTTTAAGCCGTATAGGCAGGTTATCTTTATATTTGTGCAAGGAACCTCAGGGTTTTGAGATGGATGGACGTAGGGCCGCCACCATGTGCATTCAAGGTAAGATTCTATTATATatcagcgtttggacgagcgagcgaagacgAGGAGAGCGAAGTGGCGCAACCAATTAAGGACTGTAAGCTCGTGACCAAGCAGCCTGCCTTGCAGCGttctaaaatgcaataaaagACACTTTACAAACTGGCGACGAGGGAACTAGACCCCGCGAAGCAAGTTTCCTGAAAGACGATGCCTAAAGGCACGATACCAGAATTTGTGCCCGGCACCGACTGGTCAACGTGGCTAGAGCGCCTGGAGTTCTGCTATGAAGCCAACGACATCGTCGAATCTTTCAAGAAGCGAGCGGTTCTACTCACGCTGTGCGGTGAGCAGACCTACGAGACGCTGAGGGCCCTGGTTGCACCCCGGAAACCTTCTGAGGTGGATTTGGTGGACATCATCAAGTTACTTAGCCAGTATTTCGACCCCCGGCCTTCCGAGTTACATGGACGATATCGCTTCCAGAAACGAGACCAGCTCGCTAATGAATTGGTCAAAGATTATGTGACAGCTCTGCGAACTTTGGCAAAGGAATGCAACTTTGGCAACGCAGTCTCCACGACGGTGGGTCCTGATACGTCGGGCGGAAGCGCGGAAGTCCAGTCTCAACCAGGGAGTACAAGGCTTCCTTTGGAAGGTATGCTACGAGACAGATTGGTATGTGCGATCCACGATTCTCATCTTCAGCAACGGTTGCTAGCTGAGGATAAGCTAACATTTAAGAAAGCGTACGAGCTCGTCTTGACTGCTGAATCAGCAAAAGATCAGCAGAGACAGATTCAAATCACTCAGCAGCAGGCCGAAAATTTCGATGTACATCGTCAGAATGTTCGCAAGTGCTCTACAAGCAAGGCGCTTCAGTGCTTCCGATGTTTAGCCAATCATGAGGCCGACAAATGTTACTTCAAGGATGCTACGTGTAATTTCTGCCGCAAAAAAGGGTCACATCGCAAAAGCTTGCCTGTCGAAAAAACTAAACCACAGAAGTACCAAGGCAGCCATCGTTTCGAGGAGGATGAAGTTTTAGAGGAACAGGGAGGCGGCCTCCTTACTGTTTTTCACACGGGACTAGAGATGACAACCACAGATAGGTTCGTGGTGACAGTACGACTGTCTGGTCGGCCACTCAAGATGGAAGTAGACTCGGGAGCAGCGTTTTCTATAATAAGTGGAGCGACGTTCGCTCGCCTCTGGCCTGACGATGCCCCGGTGTTAAGAGAACGCAAGCTTGCTTTACGGACATGATCGGGATAATGTTTGGACATCCTAGGCTCCGT
The DNA window shown above is from Dermacentor silvarum isolate Dsil-2018 chromosome 1, BIME_Dsil_1.4, whole genome shotgun sequence and carries:
- the LOC119436838 gene encoding uncharacterized protein LOC119436838, translated to MPKGTIPEFVPGTDWSTWLERLEFCYEANDIVESFKKRAVLLTLCGEQTYETLRALVAPRKPSEVDLVDIIKLLSQYFDPRPSELHGRYRFQKRDQLANELVKDYVTALRTLAKECNFGNAVSTTVGPDTSGGSAEVQSQPGSTRLPLEGMLRDRLVCAIHDSHLQQRLLAEDKLTFKKAYELVLTAESAKDQQRQIQITQQQAENFDVHRQNVRKCSTSKALQCFRCLANHEADKCYFKDATCNFCRKKGSHRKSLPVEKTKPQKYQGSHRFEEDEVLEEQGGGLLTVFHTGLEMTTTDRFVVTVRLSGRPLKMEVDSGAAFSIISGATFARLWPDDAPVLRERKLALRT